The Osmerus eperlanus chromosome 7, fOsmEpe2.1, whole genome shotgun sequence genome includes a region encoding these proteins:
- the si:dkey-262k9.2 gene encoding uncharacterized protein si:dkey-262k9.2: protein MMRFLFLCLLLRAAIATEFEVGSGNGEIDDEDFVAQTRMPILRTYTDMVDANKSTGGDGAQNTFVTIVIVVAVSVVALSIAAIVAVVLVRRRMHNRQQGIYSVPAEQGQKGAV from the exons ATGATGCGATTCCTGTTCCTGTGCCTGCTACTGCGAGCTGCCATAG CTACAGAGTTCGAAGTTGGATCTGGCAACGGAG AAATTGATGATGAGGACTTCGTAGCACAGACCA GGATGCCTATATTGAGGACGTATACTGACATGGTCGACGCAAACAAGTCTACTGGAGGAGACGGAGCTCAAA ACACATTCGTCACCATCGTGATCGTGGTGGCTGTGAGTGTCGTGGCACTGTCGATCGCCGCCATCGTGG CTGTCGTGTTGGTGAGACGCCGCATGCACAACCGACAACAAGG gaTCTACTCTGTGcctgcagaacaaggccagAAAGGGGCGGTCTAA
- the fxyd5 gene encoding FXYD domain containing ion transport regulator 5: protein MDTKILCVCQLLYVCVLLQGLKAQSATPGTGPVNLYVTSPPVSTGNRMDNKTSFTSGPPRLNLTTIASASALTSQSTPTAKPSSTPVTSSSPSTRLPTNGPTVAWDDKWNAPFTYDYTSLRVAGLTVAAVLFVLGIMIITCGKIARIPRCHVSKGKSYQVTRN from the exons ATGGACACCAAG ATTCTCTGCGTGTGCCAGCTTCTCTACGTGTGTGTCCTGTTACAAG GTTTAAAAGCTCAATCTGCTACACCTGGAACCGGACCAGTGAACTTATATGTCACCAGTCCTCCAGTGTCCACCG GCAATAGAATGGACAACAAGACCAGTTTCACCTCAGGACCCCCACGTCTCAATCTTACAACCATAGCTTCTGCATCAG CGCTGACCAGCCAGTCAACACCGACAGccaagccctcctccaccccag tgacatcatccaGTCCTTCAACAAGACTTCCCACCAATGGGCCCACGGTTGCCTGGG ACGACAAATGGAATGCTCCATTCACGTACG ACTACACGAGCCTCCGCGTGGCTGGGCTGACGGTGGCAGCTGTGCTCTTCGTCCTGGGGATCATGATCATCACCT GTGGTAAAATAGCCAGGATCCCCAGATGTCACGTCAGTAAAGGAAA GTCATACCAAGTCACCAGGAATtaa